The following proteins are encoded in a genomic region of bacterium:
- a CDS encoding MTAP family purine nucleoside phosphorylase, protein MKAIIMGFSPNEIGFSPLCEKEIETEKGKAHLFIKEDIVFVPRHGKDKTIPPHMINHCANILGLKSLGVSCIIAINSVGSLKENITPDDFLIPDDYINLWDTRTLYDEKIVHILPGLDEEIRILIKDKAMSCGINPIDGGVYVQTKGPRLETKAEIRFLKTLADVVGMTLASEATIAKELEIPYASLCLVDNYCNGIKEEPLSFSLIKEYQKKKMGVLKKFLNMFI, encoded by the coding sequence ATGAAAGCAATAATTATGGGATTTAGCCCAAATGAGATTGGTTTTTCTCCTCTTTGTGAAAAGGAGATAGAGACAGAAAAGGGCAAGGCACATCTTTTTATAAAGGAAGATATTGTCTTTGTTCCTCGGCATGGAAAGGATAAAACAATTCCACCACATATGATAAACCATTGTGCGAATATACTAGGTTTAAAAAGCCTTGGCGTATCCTGTATTATTGCAATAAATTCTGTTGGCTCTTTAAAGGAAAATATAACACCTGATGACTTTTTAATCCCCGATGATTATATAAATTTATGGGATACAAGAACACTCTATGATGAAAAAATAGTCCATATCCTTCCAGGATTGGATGAAGAAATAAGGATTTTAATTAAAGATAAAGCTATGTCTTGTGGGATAAACCCTATTGATGGTGGTGTCTATGTCCAGACAAAAGGTCCTCGTCTTGAAACAAAGGCAGAGATAAGGTTTTTAAAGACGCTAGCTGATGTTGTTGGAATGACATTAGCATCAGAGGCAACAATTGCAAAAGAGCTTGAGATACCTTATGCCTCATTGTGTCTGGTTGACAATTATTGTAATGGGATAAAGGAAGAACCCCTTTCTTTTTCTCTGATAAAAGAATATCAGAAAAAGAAGATGGGGGTTTTGAAAAAGTTTTTAAATATGTTTATCTAG
- a CDS encoding ribonucleoside triphosphate reductase, producing MIKSIRKRDGRLVQFNAEKITEAVFKATKAVGEPDRKKASKITRQVVAALSVIYKEERVPTVENVQDLVERMLVEDGYTEVAKAYILYREQHAKLRQTRELLSDAVSMVDKYLGNQDWRVRENSNMSYSLQGLNNHIFSLVTSNYWLSKLYPQNIKDAHMSGDIHIHDIGVLSVYCCGWDLKDLLIRGFGGASGKVESSPPKHFRSALGQIVNFFYTLQGEAAGAQAFSNFDTLLSPFIRYDGLSYKDVRQCIQEFVFNMNIPTRTGFQTPFTNITMDVTPPRNLSKEYVIIGGKPQDTTYAEFKHEILMINRAFCEVMGSGDAKGRIFTFPIPTYNITSDFNWDDENLAPLWEITSKYGIPYFSNFINSDMDPEDARSMCCRLRLDNRELRKRGGGLFGSNPLTGSIGVVTINLPRIAYQADHNEADFFERLAKTMEIARESLEIKRKVIERLTDEELYPYARHYLLSVKERFGSYWKNHFSTIGLIGMNEASFNLIGSDIATQQGKELACKTLKFMREKILKFQEETDNLYNIEATPAEGTAYRLAMLDKEHYPDIITKGENKPFYTNSTHLPVGWTDDLFSALLHQDQLQALYTGGTVFHGFIGEKIDNPNMCKVLVKKIAERFSLPYFTITPTFSICPIHGYIRGKHWTCPKSSGNGLCNTKCEVYSRVVGYYRPVQQWNDGKQEEFSERKEYKI from the coding sequence ATGATTAAAAGTATTAGAAAGAGGGATGGAAGGCTTGTTCAGTTTAATGCTGAGAAGATAACTGAGGCTGTTTTTAAGGCAACAAAGGCTGTGGGAGAGCCTGATAGGAAAAAGGCATCAAAAATTACAAGGCAGGTGGTTGCTGCCCTTTCTGTTATTTATAAGGAAGAGAGGGTTCCAACTGTAGAGAATGTCCAGGACCTTGTTGAGAGGATGCTCGTTGAGGATGGCTATACAGAGGTTGCAAAGGCTTATATCCTTTACAGGGAACAGCATGCAAAGCTACGGCAAACAAGGGAGCTTCTCTCTGATGCTGTCTCTATGGTTGATAAGTATCTTGGAAACCAGGATTGGAGGGTTCGGGAGAATTCAAATATGAGCTATTCCTTGCAGGGGCTGAATAACCACATATTTTCCCTTGTAACATCCAACTATTGGCTTTCAAAGCTATATCCACAAAATATAAAGGATGCCCATATGTCTGGTGATATCCATATCCATGACATTGGTGTTTTGTCTGTCTATTGCTGCGGATGGGACCTTAAGGATTTGCTCATCAGGGGGTTTGGTGGTGCATCTGGAAAGGTTGAGTCTTCGCCTCCAAAGCACTTTAGAAGTGCACTAGGCCAGATTGTCAATTTCTTCTATACCCTGCAGGGAGAGGCAGCTGGTGCGCAGGCGTTTTCTAATTTTGACACCCTCCTTTCTCCATTTATCCGCTATGATGGCTTATCTTATAAAGATGTCCGCCAATGTATTCAGGAATTTGTTTTTAATATGAACATTCCAACAAGGACGGGCTTTCAAACCCCTTTTACAAATATAACAATGGATGTTACACCGCCAAGAAACCTTTCTAAAGAATATGTCATAATTGGAGGAAAGCCACAAGATACAACTTATGCTGAATTTAAACATGAGATTTTAATGATAAACAGGGCATTCTGTGAGGTAATGGGTTCTGGAGATGCAAAGGGAAGGATTTTTACATTTCCCATTCCAACCTATAATATTACATCTGATTTCAATTGGGATGATGAAAATTTAGCCCCCCTCTGGGAGATAACCTCAAAATACGGCATTCCCTATTTCTCCAATTTCATAAACTCTGATATGGACCCTGAGGATGCAAGGAGTATGTGCTGTCGACTTAGATTGGACAACAGGGAGCTTAGAAAAAGGGGAGGAGGCTTATTTGGTTCAAATCCCCTAACAGGCTCAATTGGTGTTGTTACAATAAACCTTCCAAGAATTGCATACCAGGCAGACCACAATGAGGCAGATTTCTTTGAAAGGCTTGCAAAAACTATGGAGATTGCAAGAGAAAGCCTTGAGATAAAGAGAAAGGTAATTGAAAGGCTAACGGATGAGGAGCTATATCCCTATGCAAGGCATTACCTTTTGTCTGTAAAGGAGAGATTCGGGAGCTATTGGAAAAATCATTTCTCAACCATTGGCCTGATTGGGATGAATGAGGCATCCTTTAATCTTATTGGGTCTGATATTGCAACCCAGCAAGGAAAGGAGCTTGCTTGTAAAACATTAAAGTTTATGCGAGAGAAAATCTTGAAATTCCAGGAGGAAACAGACAACCTCTATAACATTGAGGCAACGCCAGCAGAGGGAACAGCATACAGGCTTGCTATGCTTGATAAAGAGCATTACCCAGATATTATTACAAAAGGAGAAAACAAGCCATTCTATACAAATTCAACCCATCTTCCTGTAGGCTGGACAGATGACCTGTTTTCTGCCCTTTTACATCAAGACCAGCTTCAGGCATTATACACAGGAGGGACGGTATTTCATGGCTTTATCGGAGAAAAAATAGACAATCCCAATATGTGCAAGGTCCTTGTTAAAAAGATTGCAGAACGATTTTCCCTTCCCTATTTTACTATTACACCAACATTTAGCATTTGTCCCATACATGGGTATATAAGGGGTAAGCATTGGACCTGTCCAAAATCCTCTGGCAATGGGCTTTGCAATACAAAATGTGAGGTCTATTCAAGGGTTGTTGGCTATTATAGACCTGTTCAGCAATGGAATGATGGAAAGCAGGAGGAGTTTTCCGAGAGGAAGGAATATAAGATTTGA